The Danio aesculapii chromosome 22, fDanAes4.1, whole genome shotgun sequence genomic sequence TACAAATGAAAATCATAAACCGGTTACACTAGTATTATAACACTTTGTCTTCTTAAGTGCATGATTCGATTATTATGAGATTTATAGCACGCAGTGGTGTTTTTTTCTGGAAGGCCCTTTGTTTTCCACTGCTTGGTGTGCTTCAATATAAACATCTGAAACGAAACAGAATGTGGATTTGACCACTGCAAGGATGAGTAGGCCATCTACACCAGTACTCGTGCGCCATCTAGAGTTACATCAGGGAATTCACCATTACAAGACCAACCCACCTTACTCAGTATGGCTAATAATGAAAAGCAAAGTTTTAAAAtaacagttcagataagtgagaacatacaaaaaaataacagcattcccaaaacaatataaaatgtgtaaaaatttaaaaacataaaacataaatgttACCTTAAACTTTGTGAACCAAACTAAGAAAGACAGAGCTTCACTTTCCTTCTGAAACTGccttaataactttttttttttttaaatctacaaaCAACAATGCATAATGTCAATGTAATAGAAAGCTTGTtttgctaatttattaataataagaaattgggggaaaaaaaaatcagtttaaagGTTAGTTTATTTAAGAATGAACGCACACAGATGTTTAGGTTAGTTTGCTCAAAGGCCACAAACCACAGCACCCACAGTGCCTTGATCTGAAGGCAGAAGAGCTCTTCACTCACAGCAATACTGAGAACTGAACCTGCAACCTTTCGATTACAAATCCAACTCTAGAATCTTTAGCTTCAGTGCTTTACGATGCTTCATTTCCACATCCATAGTCAGTACTGTTGGATTGTGGGAGATTGGTGCTCGAGTAGCATGAGCATGTGACACCTAAACTGTTTAGATTGTGAGTCAAAGTGGAACCTAAAGTAAGTGTGATCTGTGCATACAGCTTCTGCATTCAGCATCTATATTCAAACGTGGTTTGCCAAAGTGTGATCTGCTGTTGGCAAAACAAGAATATACAGAAACAAACACTAACCATGCTACAGTCCCCATTTTACACGTTTACCAGCAAAACATTGATTATATAGTACAATGTTTGCAATTTAAGtatcaaaaaataaacatttacaaagatgaCTTTGATCCATCAAGATTCATCTTAAAAGTCAGTTTTAATtataagtttcagtttagttacATATAAAAGTGATACAAGAGGAACTGTACCACTTAAGTGAAAGGATGAACAACATTTGCTGTGACAAACAAGTCCTAATATAAGTGACACTCTGAGCAGACTCTTGCCATATCTGTACATGTAAAACCTGTGGTTGGTGGTCAAATCCTCTGAGTGCGGAAATATATTCATATTGTGCTTTAACATTGTCCTGTTAGCTACAATCTGTCTGTCAGAGAAGTGTTCATATATTTGAGTCGCTACTATATGAATATGGTTCACGTGTTTGTTTTGGTCTGCTTGTGGCATCTGACTGGTAAgttaagctcattttaagtaTAAAGTCATGGGCGCAGTTTAAAGTTTTATGTCATTAACCATTTTAGTATGTGGATTTTGACAGAAAATCAGAAATCCGTCCACTTTCTGTACATAAAACTGATTTGCAGTTTTGTAAAAAAGAATGTATGgactgtcaatcaatcaatcaatcaatcaatcagaatTAGGAGATCTGATAATAAAGCTTAAACTTTTAACAGAAACTACTGATCATTTTCTGCTAGTCATTTATTCGTCTTTTtgattgattttgtttatttacaatgcatgttggattattattaatagatctgttttttcccctttttgcCTATATGATATGGCACTGATCTGAATCACAGTGGAAAGTTTTATTTTTGAGTACAGTAAAAGTTTTACTGAGAGATGATTTATCCATGAGATTCAAGCAATTCACATCTTAGAGGGAAAATCTCATCCAAAATACTCTGTTTTTCAGGCGTGTTTGGAGAGTCTGTGTCagtgacagatggagattcagtCACTTTACACACTGGTTTAAATAAACTGATGGGTGATGATGTGATTAAGTGGAGGTTTGGAGCTGAAAACACATTATTAACTAAAATTAATGTAATGACCAAAAGACTTGATATATATGATAATGTTATTGATGGGAGATTCATAGACAGACTGAAGATGGATTATCAAACTGCATCTCTGACCATCACAAACATCAGACCTGAACATGCTGGAGTTTATAAACTACAGACCAACAGCGTGAGCAAGAGTTTCAGCATCACTGTTTATCGTAAGTTCAATACCAATTTACTAAATACAGTTACAAAATGGATGTaccttaaagtccccatgaattcaaaactaaccatattgattttgttagatCACATTGTGGTGAACAATTGATATGTgcgtgtcattaagaaaaaaaatagtttgcccatgtaaactaaaattaaaatctgaaaatacaccTGAGGTCTgacgtggctaacatacttagaTTATAtcagattagattcaactttattgtcattacacatgtacaagtacaaggcagcgaaatgcagtttcggtctaaccagcagtgcaatagcagcaagtgcaggatacaggtataagttataaagtgcagttaaagaaaaactatgg encodes the following:
- the LOC130216591 gene encoding CD48 antigen-like, yielding MVHVFVLVCLWHLTGVFGESVSVTDGDSVTLHTGLNKLMGDDVIKWRFGAENTLLTKINVMTKRLDIYDNVIDGRFIDRLKMDYQTASLTITNIRPEHAGVYKLQTNSVSKSFSITVYPHLPVPVLIRDCSSSSSSSSVQYCSVVCSVVNVSAVSLSWYKGNSLLSSISVSDLSISLSLPLEVEYQDKNTYSCVINNPISNQTTHLDINTLCQTSEVSKNV